A window from Montipora capricornis isolate CH-2021 chromosome 7, ASM3666992v2, whole genome shotgun sequence encodes these proteins:
- the LOC138055741 gene encoding protein sax-3-like: MEGWYKCIAKNEAGEEYSNSSLHVLEFPTAEISPNPYPTMLEGDKLELTCKANEATWRITWEKNNVSKIQRANITENGDSSILLIEKVEVSDSGEYSCKALNKAGSASSSVYIKIRGHQEQNSPKTRPATRAIEWYLIVGPFSAVVLSALIIWYLCKRRMTAIFEVGFWQGHPTSIFGKDLFGRRFQI, from the exons ATGGAGGGATGGTACAAGTGTATAGCCAAAAACGAGGCTGGTGAAGAATATTCCAATTCTTCTCTTCATGTATTAG AATTTCCCACTGCTGAGATATCTCCAAACCCATATCCCACAATGCTGGAAGGTGATAAACTGGAATTGACTTGCAAAGCCAATGAAGCTACATGGCGAATCACGTGGGAAAAGAACAACGTTTCTAAGATTCAAAGGGCCAACATCACTGAAAACGGTGACAGCAGCATCCTCCTTATTGAAAAAGTTGAAGTTTCTGACAGTGGTGAATACTCATGCAAAGCACTGAACAAGGCAGGCTCTGCGTCCTCGTCTGTTTATATCAAAATAAGag GGCACCAAGAACAAAATTCTCCCAAAACCAGACCAG CTACCAGAGCGATAGAGTGGTACTTAATCGTCGGCCCTTTTTCTGCTGTGGTGTTATCAGCATTAATCATCTGGTACCTTTGCAAACGACGAATGACAG CAATTTTTGAGGTGGGCTTttggcaggggcacccaacgtcaattttcggaaaagatctgttcggaagacgatttcagatctag